In Candidatus Saccharimonadales bacterium, the genomic window TTACCTGTCCATTACCCACACCTCATCCTATGATTTTTTTGCTCAATTTACAGATACCGTCAGACATTTATCCACCCTATCCACACCCCCTACAATAACTACTACTAAGTATATAAAGATATAGTAAGGAGCAATTAACATGAAGCTGCAGGTCACCCAGGAAAACCTCAACAAAGCTCTCGGCATTGTCGCTCGAGTCGCCAGTGCACGTGGAACATTACCGATACTTGCCAATGTGCTCATAAAAACCGTCGATAACCGGCTGAGCATTTCAGCAACCAATCTAGATATCGCGATTACTCAGCATATTGGTGCCAAGGTGTCCGAAGAAGGTGCTATTACCGTCCCTGCCCGGCTGATGCAGGACTTCATCAACAGTTTGCCGGCTGGTGTCATCGAGCTGAAGCTGGAGGATCATAAGCTGCATATCACAACTGACCAGTACCAGTCAGTCGTGAATGGTGTGATGGCTGACGACTTCCCTGTTATGCCAGCCATTAGTGCCGACAGCGAGCAAAGCCGTACCTGGACGATCAATGCGTCTACCTTCAAAAAAGGTTTGCAACAAGTCATCATGGCCGCCAGCTCGGACGAATCCCGCCCGGTACTCACCGGTGTACTACTGCAAACAACCGAAGGTAATTTGTACGCTGCTGCCACGGACAGCTACCGCTTAGCAGAAAAGAACCTTGGCCCCAACAGTCAGGATGTCAGGCTGTTGATCCCGGCAACTGCTATTCAAGATTTGCTGCGCATACTCGGCGACTACGACGATAACGTCCAGGTAACGCACGATGACCAGCAAATTTTATTCCAAGCCAACGATGTCGATCTGGTTGCCCGCCTGATTGAAGGGAAGTATCCGGATTACCGCAAACTGATTCCAGCGGATTTTGCGGTTGTCGCGCGGGTCAAACGGGCTGATCTAGTTAACGTCACAAAGGTTTCCAGCCTGTTTGCGCGCGAATCAGCCGGAAGCGTAACCATTAACGTTGACGATGTTAAAAACGAGCTGAGCATACGCTCTGTGGCCTCACAGCTTGGCGAAAACACTGCCGCCGCATCTGGAGCAATCACTGGATCAGGCAGTATCACGCTCAACTCCCGTTATTTGCTGGATGCGCTGCATGCGTTTGGCAGTGACGAAGTCGAATTCTGCTTCAATGGCAAGCTGGAGCCAACTCTGCTGCGCGATTCCGGCAATAGTGACTACCTGCACATCATCATGCCACTGAAATCTTAAAAGTCATTTGAAGTCTCGTCTACGGCCGACAGACTGCTCGTACATACACGACGATATAGCGACACAGTACGACAGACAGAGCGTTCACGCGCCGGACAGTGCCCGCTGAGCCTTATGGTCT contains:
- the dnaN gene encoding DNA polymerase III subunit beta → MKLQVTQENLNKALGIVARVASARGTLPILANVLIKTVDNRLSISATNLDIAITQHIGAKVSEEGAITVPARLMQDFINSLPAGVIELKLEDHKLHITTDQYQSVVNGVMADDFPVMPAISADSEQSRTWTINASTFKKGLQQVIMAASSDESRPVLTGVLLQTTEGNLYAAATDSYRLAEKNLGPNSQDVRLLIPATAIQDLLRILGDYDDNVQVTHDDQQILFQANDVDLVARLIEGKYPDYRKLIPADFAVVARVKRADLVNVTKVSSLFARESAGSVTINVDDVKNELSIRSVASQLGENTAAASGAITGSGSITLNSRYLLDALHAFGSDEVEFCFNGKLEPTLLRDSGNSDYLHIIMPLKS